A stretch of the Bacillus thuringiensis genome encodes the following:
- a CDS encoding NAD-dependent epimerase, producing MKILVTGAVGFIGFHLAKRLLAQDINVIGVDNLNDYYDIFLKKDRLKILRENDNFEFHKINISNKEELNKIFTDKKVNIVINLAAQAGVRYSIDNPDSYINSNLVGFVNVLEACRQYNVEHLIYASSSSVYGANTNIPFSTKDSVNHPVSLYAATKKSNELLAHTYSHLFNIPTTGLRFFTVYGPWGRPDMAYYSFTQNIIEENTIKVFNNGDMKRDFTYIDDIVEAIIRLLDNAPIYNGRWDTANPDPSSSYAPYKIYNIGNHNPIKLMDFINILEKLIGKKAKIEFLPLQQGDVKETYADISDLQADVGFYPSTTIAEGLTQFVNWYNKYYVK from the coding sequence GTAGGTTTTATTGGTTTCCACCTAGCAAAACGTTTGTTGGCTCAAGATATCAATGTTATAGGTGTAGATAACTTAAATGATTATTATGATATTTTTTTAAAGAAAGATCGCCTTAAAATATTGCGAGAAAACGATAATTTCGAATTCCATAAAATAAATATATCAAATAAAGAAGAATTAAATAAAATATTTACAGACAAAAAGGTTAATATAGTCATTAATTTAGCCGCTCAAGCGGGAGTACGTTATAGTATTGATAACCCAGATTCTTATATTAATTCCAATTTAGTTGGATTTGTAAATGTTTTAGAGGCATGCCGACAATATAATGTCGAGCATTTAATTTATGCATCCTCAAGTTCTGTCTACGGAGCTAATACTAATATTCCTTTCTCAACAAAAGACTCAGTAAATCATCCAGTAAGTTTATATGCTGCTACGAAAAAATCTAATGAATTGTTGGCTCATACCTATAGTCATTTATTTAATATACCAACCACTGGACTCAGGTTCTTTACTGTATATGGCCCTTGGGGGAGACCTGATATGGCTTATTACTCATTTACCCAAAATATTATTGAAGAGAATACAATTAAGGTTTTTAATAATGGGGATATGAAAAGAGATTTTACTTATATTGATGATATTGTTGAGGCAATAATTCGATTACTCGATAATGCACCAATATATAACGGAAGATGGGATACAGCTAACCCTGACCCAAGTTCAAGCTATGCTCCGTACAAAATCTATAACATTGGTAACCATAATCCTATTAAATTAATGGATTTTATTAATATATTAGAAAAACTAATTGGAAAAAAGGCAAAAATAGAATTTTTACCCCTACAACAAGGGGATGTTAAGGAGACATATGCGGATATCTCCGATTTGCAGGCTGATGTGGGCTTCTATCCTTCAACAACAATAGCAGAAGGTTTAACTCAGTTTGTAAATTGGTACAATAAGTACTATGTGAAATGA